Proteins encoded by one window of Chryseobacterium aquaeductus:
- a CDS encoding glycosyltransferase family 9 protein: MKVSKKNINAVRRSVMRNLTKNIGKSHLVTGNYKDLVVRKVLITRPNHRLGNLMIITPLIQEVHALFPNSKIDLFVKGGVSPSIFKNYSYIDRIIQLPKRPFNNLFQYLRGWALLKSRKYDLVINSTTGSSSGRLSTSLARSQYKVFSDFNEDLSGKYSDYRHLAKNSIYNLRDYLIKIGSEDITAAIPELDLKLDQSEILAGKEKLHNLVQNSKNTICLFTNATGEKCYSEEWWEEFYDQLKHNFPNYNIVELLPVENVSKLNFKIPHFYSKDIREMGGFLNNVSLFIAADNGVMHLASASGVPTVGLFSVSSEEVYAPYNGESFSVNTNHTDNDTILRLIDVILEKR; encoded by the coding sequence ATGAAAGTTTCTAAAAAAAATATCAATGCTGTCAGGCGGTCTGTAATGCGAAATCTTACTAAAAATATTGGTAAGTCACATTTGGTAACAGGTAACTATAAAGATTTAGTAGTCAGAAAGGTATTAATTACCAGACCTAATCATCGTTTAGGAAATCTGATGATTATTACACCTCTTATTCAGGAGGTTCATGCTCTTTTTCCGAATAGTAAAATAGATCTTTTCGTTAAAGGTGGAGTTTCACCTTCAATTTTTAAAAACTATAGTTATATCGATCGAATTATCCAGCTCCCTAAAAGACCTTTTAATAATCTATTTCAGTATCTGAGAGGCTGGGCATTATTGAAGTCCAGAAAATATGATCTTGTTATCAACTCAACTACAGGATCGTCGTCAGGTAGATTGTCAACTTCGTTAGCCCGTTCACAGTACAAAGTTTTTAGTGATTTTAACGAAGATTTAAGTGGCAAGTATTCTGATTACAGGCATCTGGCAAAAAATTCGATCTATAATCTTAGAGATTATTTAATAAAAATAGGTTCTGAAGATATTACTGCAGCAATTCCTGAGTTAGATCTTAAATTGGATCAAAGTGAGATTTTAGCAGGTAAAGAAAAATTGCATAATCTGGTTCAAAACAGCAAAAATACAATTTGTCTTTTTACCAATGCAACAGGTGAAAAATGCTATTCTGAAGAGTGGTGGGAAGAATTTTATGACCAATTAAAACATAATTTCCCGAATTACAATATTGTCGAGTTGTTACCTGTAGAAAATGTATCAAAGCTTAATTTCAAAATTCCACATTTTTACAGTAAAGACATTCGAGAAATGGGAGGATTTCTCAATAATGTTTCTCTTTTTATTGCAGCAGATAACGGAGTGATGCATTTAGCAAGTGCTTCCGGAGTTCCCACAGTCGGGCTGTTTTCTGTGAGCTCTGAAGAGGTATACGCACCCTACAATGGCGAGAGTTTTTCGGTAAATACCAACCACACTGATAACGATACGATATTGCGTTTAATTGACGTGATTTTAGAAAAAAGATAA
- a CDS encoding response regulator: MKTIFIVEDETGIRDALQLLLSFEDYDVRSFSNAKTFNERDKTVVPDVFILDVMLPDGSGTDLCNQIKQAPETANVPVIIISAHAKSENVINACKADEFIAKPFDIDDVLVKIENLTN; encoded by the coding sequence ATGAAAACGATTTTTATAGTAGAAGATGAGACAGGCATCAGAGATGCATTGCAGTTACTCCTGTCATTTGAAGATTATGATGTACGTTCTTTTTCAAACGCGAAAACCTTCAACGAAAGAGACAAAACTGTAGTTCCCGATGTTTTTATATTAGATGTCATGCTGCCAGACGGATCTGGAACAGATTTATGTAATCAAATAAAACAAGCCCCGGAAACCGCAAATGTACCTGTAATAATTATCAGTGCTCATGCAAAATCTGAGAACGTTATCAATGCGTGTAAAGCTGATGAATTTATCGCTAAACCTTTTGATATTGATGATGTACTTGTGAAAATTGAAAATCTGACCAACTAG
- a CDS encoding serine hydrolase domain-containing protein, with the protein MKKIWTAFFVGTSAAVIAIYLSGYEYIFRAVAINLKKGALTPSTDDEEKFPSLEVHHANPTSWEKHNLYNKHELSDCILKDLKKTRASSLIVISDHKIIHEQYWKDHSTSSLMNSFSMAKGILCILVGFAIDDGYLESEDQLISTLFPSYQNSRYGKFLRIRHLMTMQAGFDWEEEYHHPFAENSKQYFVDDLAKQAFNIDLKAMPGEHYEYQSVAAQILGLALREAIGKNLSSYLSEKLWKPLGMEHSAKWSTDEKGIEKSFCCIHASARDFAKIGQFIMQNGNWEGKQLLNKDFCKKLLTPTKENDAFCFNIWADKTSSIKHWSFYGFLGQFIIMIPEKKMVVVKTGLYNRLDVDEKKRPLQVKLLVDEISNIF; encoded by the coding sequence ATGAAAAAAATATGGACTGCCTTTTTTGTAGGAACTTCAGCAGCTGTCATTGCCATTTATCTTTCAGGCTATGAATATATATTTAGAGCGGTTGCGATTAATCTAAAAAAAGGAGCTTTGACGCCATCCACCGATGACGAAGAAAAATTTCCTTCTTTAGAAGTTCATCATGCAAATCCTACATCATGGGAAAAGCATAATTTATATAACAAACATGAACTATCAGATTGTATTTTGAAAGATTTGAAGAAAACACGAGCATCTTCACTGATTGTTATAAGTGATCATAAAATAATCCATGAGCAATACTGGAAAGACCACTCGACTTCTTCATTGATGAATTCTTTTTCTATGGCAAAAGGTATCCTCTGTATTTTGGTAGGTTTTGCCATAGATGACGGTTATCTTGAATCTGAAGATCAATTGATTTCGACCTTATTTCCATCATATCAAAACAGCCGATACGGGAAATTTCTTCGTATTCGACATTTAATGACTATGCAGGCAGGATTTGATTGGGAGGAAGAATATCATCATCCTTTTGCGGAAAATTCTAAACAGTATTTTGTAGATGATCTGGCGAAGCAGGCTTTCAATATTGATCTGAAAGCAATGCCTGGAGAGCATTATGAATATCAAAGTGTTGCAGCGCAAATTTTGGGACTTGCCCTGCGCGAGGCAATCGGTAAAAATCTTTCATCTTATCTGTCAGAAAAGCTATGGAAACCTTTAGGCATGGAGCATTCTGCAAAATGGAGCACCGATGAAAAAGGAATTGAAAAATCTTTTTGCTGCATTCATGCAAGTGCAAGAGATTTTGCAAAGATCGGTCAATTCATAATGCAGAATGGAAACTGGGAAGGAAAACAACTTCTCAATAAGGATTTTTGTAAAAAACTACTGACTCCAACCAAAGAAAATGACGCGTTTTGTTTTAATATCTGGGCAGATAAAACAAGCTCTATAAAACATTGGTCTTTCTACGGTTTTTTAGGTCAGTTCATTATCATGATCCCAGAAAAAAAAATGGTCGTTGTAAAAACAGGATTGTATAATCGTCTCGATGTTGATGAAAAAAAGAGACCTCTACAGGTAAAACTTCTTGTTGATGAGATAAGTAATATCTTTTAA
- a CDS encoding ferritin-like domain-containing protein, which yields MDSTKTVSVLNDLLNITNDRIQGFSKVEDKVWETHSPLKGDYDQMVRESQEMKADLIGLITERGGEPDDTSTAAGAIHRTWIDVKNAFTGDHTESTLENVVFGEKSAIAAYQEALQSDKLCPQSTVVVADQLEQLKSSYAKFQSLEKRVD from the coding sequence ATGGACAGTACTAAAACAGTATCAGTATTAAATGATTTACTCAACATTACCAACGACAGAATTCAAGGTTTTAGCAAAGTTGAAGACAAAGTCTGGGAAACACATTCACCTTTAAAAGGAGATTATGATCAAATGGTCAGAGAATCTCAAGAAATGAAAGCGGATCTGATCGGATTAATCACAGAGCGTGGTGGAGAACCAGACGATACCTCAACAGCTGCCGGAGCAATCCACAGAACATGGATTGATGTGAAAAATGCATTTACCGGTGATCATACAGAATCGACTTTAGAAAATGTAGTATTTGGAGAAAAATCGGCAATAGCAGCTTATCAGGAAGCATTGCAAAGCGATAAATTGTGCCCTCAAAGTACAGTTGTAGTTGCAGATCAGCTGGAGCAATTGAAATCTTCTTACGCTAAATTTCAAAGCTTAGAAAAAAGAGTTGACTAA
- a CDS encoding FAD/NAD(P)-binding protein: protein MSTIESKTIALIGGGPAALFFLKHLISKNITPQKVYIFEKNEHLGMGMPYGTSGSGPEHVANVSANEIPALLNDIEEFLQHHSIEGFDEYVNQGKINRDQVIPRLVLGKYLENQFKLYIKKAHKLGIDVISKTRTKVLDIKMTHSDSYNVITDQEEKYEADIVLLSTGHQWLKSFEGKHKGWYDSPYPPSKFNSPTNHSVAVKGASLTAVDIIRTLSRLNGSFTKNNNDKIQYTLHPHSENFKIDLYSLSGLLPALRFHSEDEAYSTDWKMSLKEIYEYKKNHDGFVDLDYVFSKNFKSVLQKKDQEFYNEIKDLSIEEFVDKMMKLRKELDSFELLKAEYTEAEKSIRRKQSITWKEALTSFSYAMNYPAKHFSAEDMLRLNKTLMPLISIIIAALPQSSYNEIIALYDAGVINLYNVDKKSTVEPNGEEGAIYRYHDQEGVSKEYEYKMYVDATGQRAMNFNDLPFEGLKQEGAVSTGYLNFKNAEKAIELKNEENNKIKEGTNGNFYLQVNGLSINDNFQALDSYGNAQKNLYIMSVAYIGGLNPDYSGLDFCDTAAETIIESLLQPSYSTM, encoded by the coding sequence ATGTCTACCATTGAGTCTAAAACAATTGCTTTAATTGGCGGCGGTCCTGCTGCATTATTCTTTTTAAAACATTTAATATCTAAAAATATCACACCACAAAAAGTGTATATTTTTGAAAAAAACGAACATTTGGGTATGGGAATGCCTTATGGAACCTCAGGTTCGGGTCCGGAACATGTTGCTAATGTATCTGCAAACGAAATTCCAGCATTGCTGAATGATATAGAAGAATTTTTGCAGCATCATTCTATAGAGGGCTTTGACGAGTATGTGAATCAAGGTAAAATCAATAGAGATCAAGTAATTCCGAGGTTAGTTTTGGGGAAATATCTTGAAAATCAATTTAAATTGTACATCAAAAAAGCTCATAAATTAGGGATTGATGTGATAAGTAAAACCAGAACAAAAGTTCTCGACATCAAAATGACTCATTCAGATTCTTACAATGTGATAACTGATCAGGAAGAGAAATATGAGGCAGATATTGTATTACTGAGCACCGGACATCAGTGGCTAAAATCTTTTGAAGGAAAGCATAAAGGTTGGTATGATTCACCATATCCTCCTTCTAAATTTAATTCTCCGACCAATCATTCTGTAGCCGTGAAAGGTGCTTCACTCACTGCAGTTGATATTATCCGTACGCTTTCTCGTCTCAACGGATCGTTTACGAAAAATAATAATGACAAAATACAATACACTTTGCATCCACATTCCGAAAATTTTAAGATTGATCTCTATTCACTGAGTGGTTTGTTGCCTGCATTGAGATTCCATTCTGAGGATGAGGCCTACTCTACCGATTGGAAAATGAGCTTGAAAGAAATCTATGAATACAAAAAAAATCATGATGGTTTTGTAGATCTTGATTATGTATTTTCCAAAAATTTCAAATCTGTTTTGCAAAAGAAAGATCAGGAATTTTATAATGAAATTAAAGATTTGAGTATCGAAGAATTTGTAGATAAAATGATGAAGCTCCGTAAAGAACTGGACAGTTTTGAGCTTTTAAAGGCTGAATATACAGAAGCCGAAAAATCAATCAGAAGAAAACAATCAATCACCTGGAAAGAAGCATTAACGTCTTTCAGCTATGCCATGAACTATCCCGCAAAACATTTTTCGGCGGAGGATATGCTGAGACTAAATAAGACATTGATGCCTCTGATATCTATTATCATTGCAGCGTTACCTCAATCATCTTACAATGAAATTATTGCATTATATGATGCAGGTGTCATCAATCTTTATAATGTGGATAAAAAAAGCACTGTAGAACCAAATGGTGAAGAAGGTGCAATCTATCGATACCACGATCAGGAAGGTGTTTCAAAAGAATACGAGTACAAAATGTATGTGGATGCGACCGGTCAAAGAGCAATGAATTTTAATGATCTTCCATTTGAAGGTTTAAAACAAGAAGGTGCTGTAAGTACTGGTTATCTCAATTTTAAAAATGCCGAAAAAGCAATCGAACTGAAGAATGAAGAAAACAATAAGATTAAAGAAGGAACAAACGGAAATTTTTACCTTCAGGTAAACGGTCTGAGCATTAATGATAATTTTCAGGCACTTGATTCTTACGGAAACGCACAAAAAAACCTTTACATCATGTCTGTCGCTTACATCGGCGGACTCAATCCAGATTATTCAGGATTAGATTTTTGTGACACCGCCGCAGAAACCATAATCGAATCTTTGTTGCAACCTAGCTATTCTACTATGTGA
- a CDS encoding MalY/PatB family protein yields MANKYNFDEIIDRRGTNSVKWNLAKDQSVLPMWVADMDFKTAPEITEAILKKLSHGVFGYSNIPADFFESIINWWKEIHHFNIEKDSILTGPGMIPTLSAILRTFVKSGENIIIQPPVYNHFYTLLENCEFGMTENNLIYQNGIYAIDIDDLERKASDPKTKLLLLCNPHNPVGRVWKRDELEKIAEICSKNQVIVVSDKIHADLVFEGHKHIPFASVAESFDLISFTCGSPCKTFNLSGLPISYIISENKEALKNLQKTFEIQETNYPNPIAAEALIAAYTQGKEWLDELKIYLYDNYQYLLKFFEQNLPGIKVIPLEATYLVWLDCKSLKISSKELTEILLEEEKLWLNPGTMYGGAGEGFLRINIACPRELLIEGLEKLQRFYNTNFILTDQY; encoded by the coding sequence ATGGCAAATAAATATAATTTTGATGAGATTATTGACAGGCGAGGAACAAATTCTGTAAAATGGAATCTCGCAAAGGATCAGTCCGTTTTACCAATGTGGGTGGCAGATATGGATTTTAAAACAGCGCCGGAAATCACAGAAGCAATCTTAAAAAAATTATCGCACGGCGTTTTTGGATACAGCAATATTCCCGCCGATTTCTTTGAATCGATTATCAATTGGTGGAAAGAAATTCATCATTTTAACATTGAAAAAGATTCTATTTTGACTGGTCCGGGAATGATCCCGACACTTTCTGCAATTCTGAGAACTTTTGTTAAATCAGGTGAAAATATTATTATTCAGCCACCGGTTTATAATCATTTTTACACGCTTCTGGAAAATTGTGAGTTCGGAATGACAGAGAATAATCTGATCTATCAAAACGGAATTTATGCAATCGATATTGATGACCTTGAAAGAAAAGCATCAGATCCCAAAACCAAATTGCTTTTGCTTTGTAATCCTCATAATCCTGTCGGAAGAGTCTGGAAAAGAGATGAGCTGGAAAAGATTGCAGAAATTTGCTCCAAAAATCAGGTGATCGTTGTTTCAGATAAAATTCACGCTGATTTGGTTTTTGAAGGTCACAAACACATTCCGTTTGCATCTGTTGCTGAAAGTTTTGATCTTATTTCATTCACCTGTGGATCGCCTTGTAAAACGTTTAATCTTTCCGGTTTGCCGATTTCTTATATCATTTCTGAAAATAAAGAAGCTCTGAAAAATCTCCAGAAAACGTTTGAAATTCAGGAAACAAATTACCCAAATCCAATTGCTGCAGAAGCTTTAATTGCTGCATACACGCAGGGCAAAGAATGGCTGGACGAACTGAAAATCTATCTTTATGACAACTATCAATATCTCCTAAAATTTTTCGAACAAAATTTACCAGGAATAAAAGTCATTCCTTTAGAAGCAACTTATTTGGTTTGGCTGGATTGCAAATCTTTAAAAATATCTTCCAAAGAATTAACTGAAATTCTTTTGGAAGAAGAAAAACTATGGCTAAACCCCGGAACAATGTACGGCGGAGCTGGCGAAGGTTTTCTAAGAATCAATATTGCTTGCCCGAGAGAACTTCTGATCGAAGGTTTGGAAAAATTACAACGTTTTTACAACACGAATTTCATTTTGACTGATCAATATTAA
- a CDS encoding ABC transporter permease/substrate-binding protein: MTQQSLLQFVIEQHEKLLTQVVQHLGLTFLSLFLAIIVGVPLGILISRKRKLSSPILGFAGILQTIPSIALLGFMIPAFGIGATPAIVALLIYALLPIIRNTFTGISGVNSSVIEAAKAMGMSRKQLLFKVELPLAMPVIIAGVRTAAVINVGVATLASFVAAGGLGEFIFGGISLNNTNMILAGAIPAALLAILLDQTIALLQRSGYQFLNKLKYIIPAILIGVGITYLLTSVSESKLKAGFTPEFMGRQDGDIGLRSVYGLNVNPKVVNDAVMYKAAYEGELDLISGYSTDGRIKAFDLYVLEDDQKIFPPYFAAPIIKTKTLVKFPELEATLNLLSGKFNDSIMTDLNYRSDYLNQTPEKIAKDFLIKTQLYKNPRKENSGTIRIGSKIFGEQYILTEIYKMLIEGYTNYKVETKTGLGGTKICFDALMNDSIDFYPEYTGTGLLVLLKPTEQSIKNVSQNADKTYKFVDSEFRKQYGIQWLKPLGFNNSYALMMRKKQADELSIKSISDLKKYLDSK, from the coding sequence ATGACGCAGCAAAGCCTCTTGCAGTTCGTCATCGAACAACACGAAAAATTACTGACCCAGGTTGTTCAACATCTGGGGCTCACTTTTCTGTCGTTGTTTTTAGCCATTATAGTTGGTGTGCCTTTAGGAATTCTGATTTCCCGAAAAAGAAAACTTTCAAGTCCCATTCTTGGTTTCGCAGGAATTTTACAGACCATTCCGAGTATTGCTTTGTTAGGTTTTATGATTCCGGCTTTTGGAATTGGCGCGACTCCGGCGATTGTGGCATTGCTGATTTATGCACTTTTACCGATTATTCGAAATACTTTTACCGGAATTTCAGGCGTTAATTCATCCGTGATTGAAGCTGCTAAAGCAATGGGAATGAGCCGGAAACAACTGCTTTTCAAAGTTGAGCTTCCTTTAGCGATGCCCGTTATCATTGCCGGAGTGCGAACAGCAGCAGTTATTAATGTCGGCGTTGCGACACTGGCGTCGTTTGTTGCAGCAGGCGGTTTGGGAGAATTTATTTTTGGCGGAATTTCGTTAAATAATACCAATATGATTTTGGCAGGTGCCATTCCTGCAGCGTTATTGGCCATTTTGTTGGATCAAACGATTGCGCTTTTGCAAAGATCTGGTTATCAGTTTTTAAATAAATTAAAATATATTATTCCAGCAATATTAATCGGCGTCGGAATTACATATTTATTGACTTCCGTTTCAGAAAGTAAACTGAAAGCCGGTTTTACGCCAGAGTTTATGGGAAGACAGGATGGAGATATTGGTTTGCGCTCTGTTTATGGACTCAATGTCAATCCTAAAGTGGTGAATGATGCCGTGATGTATAAAGCAGCTTATGAAGGTGAACTGGATTTGATCAGCGGATATTCTACGGACGGACGTATAAAAGCATTTGATCTGTACGTTTTGGAAGATGATCAGAAAATATTTCCTCCATATTTTGCAGCCCCAATTATTAAAACAAAAACATTGGTGAAGTTTCCGGAATTGGAAGCAACTTTAAATTTACTTTCAGGGAAATTTAATGATTCGATAATGACAGATCTCAATTACCGATCAGACTATCTCAATCAAACGCCTGAAAAAATTGCTAAGGATTTTCTGATTAAAACTCAATTATATAAAAATCCAAGAAAGGAAAACTCTGGTACGATCAGGATTGGGTCAAAGATTTTTGGTGAACAATACATTCTCACAGAAATTTATAAAATGCTGATCGAAGGCTACACCAATTACAAAGTGGAAACCAAAACAGGATTGGGAGGAACGAAAATTTGCTTTGATGCTTTGATGAATGATTCAATCGATTTTTATCCTGAATATACAGGAACCGGACTTTTAGTTTTATTAAAACCTACGGAACAATCGATCAAAAATGTTTCTCAAAATGCTGATAAAACCTATAAATTCGTAGATTCAGAATTTAGAAAACAATACGGAATTCAATGGTTGAAACCTCTTGGATTTAATAATTCTTATGCTTTGATGATGCGAAAAAAACAGGCAGACGAATTAAGTATAAAAAGTATTTCTGATCTTAAAAAATATCTCGATTCAAAATAA
- a CDS encoding ABC transporter ATP-binding protein, translated as MITVESVSKHFNGKAAVDDISFQANDQEILVLLGTSGCGKTTTLKMINRLIESDSGNILIDGKNIRHQKVEELRMGIGFVMQHSGLFPHYTIRQNIAVVPELLKWDKKKIQTRTEELLHKLHLSEDVLSRFPNELSGGQQQRVGIARALIANPPILLMDEPFGALDNITKADIHSEFKSLEELKNKTIILVTHDVQEAFELGHRICLMDKGKIVQTGTPKEMLYQPVNDFVKEFFSENRLLLEYKVAKLNDVLPSFNSKVYNFNEDTSVWNALQTLSSDHKNTDSYETVIKAFNDYRKLQIV; from the coding sequence ATGATTACAGTAGAATCGGTTTCAAAACATTTTAACGGAAAAGCAGCAGTTGATGATATTTCTTTTCAGGCAAATGACCAGGAAATTTTAGTGCTTTTGGGAACAAGCGGATGCGGAAAAACAACCACGTTGAAGATGATCAACCGATTGATAGAATCCGATTCGGGAAATATTTTGATTGATGGTAAAAATATTCGTCATCAGAAAGTTGAAGAACTCAGGATGGGAATCGGTTTTGTAATGCAGCATTCCGGATTATTTCCCCATTATACGATCAGACAAAACATCGCTGTCGTCCCCGAATTATTAAAATGGGACAAAAAAAAGATTCAAACAAGAACTGAAGAACTTTTACATAAACTTCATCTTTCAGAAGATGTACTTTCCCGTTTCCCCAACGAATTAAGTGGCGGTCAACAGCAAAGAGTAGGCATTGCGAGAGCATTAATTGCCAATCCGCCGATTTTACTGATGGATGAACCTTTCGGAGCTTTGGACAATATTACGAAAGCCGATATTCATTCAGAATTCAAATCTTTGGAAGAACTTAAAAATAAAACAATAATTCTGGTAACACACGACGTTCAGGAAGCTTTTGAGCTCGGACATCGAATTTGTTTGATGGATAAAGGAAAAATTGTACAGACGGGAACGCCAAAAGAAATGCTTTATCAACCTGTAAATGATTTTGTAAAAGAGTTTTTTTCTGAAAACAGATTGCTGCTGGAGTACAAAGTGGCAAAATTGAATGATGTGCTTCCGTCTTTTAATTCAAAAGTTTATAATTTTAATGAAGATACAAGCGTTTGGAATGCTTTGCAAACATTAAGTTCAGATCATAAAAACACAGATTCGTACGAAACGGTGATTAAAGCTTTTAACGACTATCGAAAATTACAAATCGTATGA
- the egtB gene encoding ergothioneine biosynthesis protein EgtB, giving the protein MNTNPTLNTDKITVTNWAKRYSEIRNHSVLICEPLEIEDYVVQPIVDVSPPKWHLGHTTWFFETFILEPNFPGYQVFNSQYNFVFNSYYETIGARVIRTDRGNLSRPSVSDIYKYRKYVDEQMNSFLESEFLTEEIKPLLELGLNHEQQHQELLLTDIKYILGHNPLFPAYKKNEVSPKQFSENVEMISFSEGVYEIGFKGKGFCFDNELGRHKVYLNDFKIADRLVSNGEYLEFMQAGGYEDFRHWHAEGWDWVKQNEAKSPLYWHLIDGKWMNYTLNGLIELDLNDSLCHINFYEASAFASWKGMRLPTEAEWEVASNHFEWGNRWEWTNSAYLPYPNFKKEAGAVGEYNGKFMVNQTVLRGASEATPTGHSRNTYRNFFQTGLKWQFTGIRLAQ; this is encoded by the coding sequence ATGAATACAAATCCTACTCTTAATACTGATAAAATCACTGTTACAAATTGGGCAAAACGATATTCTGAAATTAGAAATCATTCCGTTTTAATTTGTGAACCTTTGGAAATTGAGGACTACGTTGTTCAGCCGATCGTTGACGTAAGTCCGCCCAAATGGCACCTCGGTCACACGACTTGGTTTTTCGAGACCTTTATTTTGGAACCCAATTTTCCTGGTTATCAAGTCTTCAATTCTCAATACAATTTTGTTTTCAATAGTTATTATGAAACGATTGGCGCAAGAGTAATCCGTACAGATCGAGGAAATCTCAGTCGTCCGTCAGTTTCCGATATTTACAAATATCGAAAATACGTTGATGAACAAATGAATTCTTTTCTTGAGAGTGAATTTTTAACGGAAGAAATTAAACCTTTGTTGGAATTGGGTCTCAATCACGAACAGCAACATCAGGAATTATTATTGACGGATATTAAATATATTTTAGGACACAATCCATTATTTCCGGCTTATAAAAAAAATGAAGTTTCGCCCAAACAATTTTCAGAAAATGTTGAAATGATCAGCTTTTCTGAAGGTGTTTACGAAATTGGTTTTAAAGGAAAAGGTTTTTGTTTCGATAACGAATTGGGAAGACATAAAGTGTATTTAAATGATTTTAAAATCGCCGACCGTTTAGTTTCAAATGGAGAATATTTAGAATTTATGCAAGCTGGTGGTTATGAAGATTTCAGGCACTGGCACGCAGAAGGTTGGGATTGGGTGAAGCAAAATGAGGCAAAATCTCCATTATATTGGCACTTGATTGACGGAAAATGGATGAATTACACTTTGAACGGTCTGATTGAATTAGATCTAAATGACTCGTTGTGTCACATCAATTTCTACGAAGCCTCAGCTTTTGCATCCTGGAAAGGAATGCGTTTGCCAACCGAAGCAGAGTGGGAAGTTGCCTCAAATCATTTTGAGTGGGGAAACCGTTGGGAATGGACCAATTCTGCTTACTTACCATATCCTAATTTCAAAAAAGAAGCCGGAGCAGTCGGAGAATACAACGGTAAATTTATGGTAAATCAGACAGTTTTGCGTGGTGCTTCAGAAGCCACACCGACCGGACACAGCAGAAATACTTATCGTAATTTCTTCCAAACTGGTTTGAAATGGCAGTTTACAGGAATCAGACTTGCTCAATAA
- a CDS encoding L-histidine N(alpha)-methyltransferase: MNSQSAEVLQIKHENYTDTFRKEILEGLGSTPKKLHSKYFYDKTGDALFQQIMAMPEYYLTDCELDIFKNKTQELAETILLNDAPFDLIELGAGDAMKSSYLLKHLVDKGIDFNYMPIDISGNILSELNQKLNNEIPELEIITLKGEYFDMLDKATSISQRRKVVLFLGGNIGNMDVEESHHFCRELRRKLNPGDILIIGFDLKKNPHTILNAYNDKAGITSSFNLNLLVRINRELEADFDVLNFQHYQTYDPVSGACKSYLVSLTEQNVHIGNEVFNFEENELIDMEISQKFSDHDIDQLAKDSKFHVLGEIRDSKNWFVDSVWQVV, encoded by the coding sequence ATGAATTCACAGTCAGCAGAGGTTTTACAAATAAAACACGAAAATTATACAGATACTTTTCGCAAAGAAATTTTAGAAGGCTTAGGAAGCACTCCGAAAAAACTACATTCAAAGTATTTTTACGATAAAACTGGCGATGCACTTTTCCAACAGATTATGGCAATGCCTGAATATTACCTGACCGATTGTGAGTTAGACATATTCAAAAACAAAACTCAGGAATTAGCAGAAACAATCTTATTGAATGATGCACCTTTTGATCTGATCGAATTAGGAGCAGGAGACGCGATGAAATCGTCTTATCTTTTGAAACATTTGGTCGATAAAGGCATTGACTTCAACTATATGCCGATTGATATTTCGGGAAATATACTTTCAGAATTGAATCAAAAACTGAATAATGAAATTCCCGAACTGGAAATCATCACATTAAAAGGAGAATATTTTGATATGCTCGATAAAGCGACTTCAATTTCGCAAAGACGAAAAGTAGTTCTTTTCCTTGGTGGGAATATCGGTAATATGGATGTGGAGGAATCTCATCATTTCTGCAGGGAACTTAGAAGAAAACTAAATCCGGGAGATATACTGATTATTGGTTTTGATCTTAAGAAAAATCCGCACACTATTTTAAACGCTTATAATGATAAGGCAGGAATTACATCATCATTTAACTTAAATCTTCTCGTAAGGATTAACCGCGAGCTGGAGGCAGATTTTGATGTCTTAAATTTTCAGCATTATCAAACCTACGATCCGGTTTCAGGTGCCTGCAAAAGCTATCTTGTGAGTTTGACAGAACAAAATGTGCATATTGGCAACGAAGTCTTTAACTTTGAAGAAAATGAATTGATTGATATGGAAATCTCTCAGAAATTTTCAGATCACGATATCGATCAACTGGCAAAAGATTCAAAATTCCACGTTCTGGGTGAGATCAGGGATTCAAAAAACTGGTTCGTAGATTCTGTTTGGCAGGTTGTATAA